In the genome of Pseudopipra pipra isolate bDixPip1 chromosome 4, bDixPip1.hap1, whole genome shotgun sequence, one region contains:
- the NDUFC1 gene encoding NADH dehydrogenase [ubiquinone] 1 subunit C1, mitochondrial isoform X2 translates to MAAALRAGRVWGLVTAAPGLAFTRSAFVARRRNYAQPNWLGVGLAFGTSAALWAFLIKQHNEDVMEYERRQKEGHHKCTECS, encoded by the exons ATGGCGGCGGCGCTGAGGGCGGGCAGGGTATGGGGGCTGGTGACGGCGGCGCCCGGCCTCG CTTTTACTCGTTCCGCGTTTGTTGCGAGAAGACGTAATTATGCCCAACCAAACTGGCTGGGAGTCGGCTTGGCGTTTGGCACCTCTGCTGCCCTGTGGGCTTTT CTTATCAAGCAGCATAATGAAGATGTAATGGAATATGAGAGAAGACAAAAAGAGGGACACCATAAGTGTACAGAATGCTCATAG
- the NDUFC1 gene encoding NADH dehydrogenase [ubiquinone] 1 subunit C1, mitochondrial isoform X1: protein MAAALRAGRVWGLVTAAPGLAFTRSAFVARRRNYAQPNWLGVGLAFGTSAALWAFLIKQHNEDVMEYERRQKEGHHKCTECS, encoded by the exons ATGGCGGCGGCGCTGAGGGCGGGCAGGGTATGGGGGCTGGTGACGGCGGCGCCCGGCCTCG CTTTTACTCGTTCCGCGTTTGTTGCGAGAAGACGTAATTATGCCCAACCAAACTGGCTGGGAGTCGGCTTGGCGTTTGGCACCTCTGCTGCCCTGTGGGCTTTT CTTATCAAGCAGCATAATGAAGATGTAATGGAATATGAGAGAAGACAAAAAGAGGGACACCATAAGTGTACAGAATGCTCATA G
- the MGARP gene encoding protein MGARP isoform X2, with protein sequence MSLCRAASQALAFRLSRAPAAAGRLKQRAPLRQMSSGSVPGSSGENMIVYLLAGVAAVSGLFYAYRVVSSSRSRFIDHVNVLHERAEGRKGNPWSRKEGDEETDEVTEAEKATEEADAADAAGPAAQDESAGPAAQDESAGPAAQDESSGESPEAGGENDLPAPEASPAVEEAQQEATANSEAAANSEAAANSDVAANSEAAAVQVSEEEKTPEESAKDP encoded by the exons ATGTCCCTGTGCAGGGCCGCCTCGCAGGCGCTGGCGTTCCGCCTGAGCAgggctcccgccgccgccggccgcCTCAAGCAGCGCG CACCTCTTCGCCAGATGTCATCTGGGAGCGTTCCCGGCTCTTCTGGAGAGAATATGATTGTCTATCTACTTGCTGGTGTTGCGGCTGTCAGTGGTTTATTTTAT GCCTACAGAGTAGTCAGTTCATCCCGCAGCAGGTTTATTGACCATGTGAATGTTCTTCATGAGAGAGCTGAGGGGCGGAAAGGCAACCCTTGGTCAAGGAAGG AAGGTGATGAAGAGACGGATGAAGTCACTGAAGCAGAGAAAGCCACGGAAGAGGCTGATGCAGCAGACGCTGCGGGACCTGCAGCACAGGATGAGAGTGCTGGACCTGCAGCACAGGATGAGAGTGCTGGACCTGCAGCACAGGATGAGAGCTCTGGGGAGTCCCCAGAAGCTGGAGGGGAGAATGACTTACCAGCTCCAGAGGCATCCCCTGCTGTGGAGGAAGCACAGCAGGAAGCTACTGCTAATTCAGAAGCTGCTGCTAATTCAGAAGCTGCTGCTAATTCGGATGTTGCTGCTAATTcagaagctgctgcagtgcaaG